Proteins co-encoded in one Vidua chalybeata isolate OUT-0048 chromosome 18, bVidCha1 merged haplotype, whole genome shotgun sequence genomic window:
- the SCARF2 gene encoding scavenger receptor class F member 2 isoform X3 has product MCTCHPNGQCEDVTGQCTCNLNRWGPKCENICLCKHGKCDQKTGKCTCEPNWWGPQCSSSCYCSHNSQCDQQTGNCLCQPGWWGRGCNNQCSCNNSPCEQFTGRCQCRERTFGPRCDRYCQCYKGKCNQVDGTCTCEPGYRGKYCREPCPAGFYGQGCRRRCGQCKSLQPCTVADGRCLTCEAGWNGTKCDQPCSPGFYGEGCEKLCPPCRDGHTCNHINGKCSHCNPGWIGDRCETKCRNGTYGENCAFVCNDCVNGQCHFETGQCLCHPGSHGTYCNLTCPPGRYGANCAEVCGCHDGACDPLTGACHMEANQRMGVIGAGALLALLLILLLSLLCCCCVCRKKDEASGSSQDPAAAKKPPRRLCGRFSRIGMKLPRIPLRRQKLPKVMVAHHDLENTLNCSFIEPPSIVEQPSPSWSSRGSFSSFDTTDEGPVYCVPHEESMGDSRDRGTPASPGDKLVAPISGEDAGEYMFLKETGSVRAFPTDSSETPLLKSSDSERSSCGSGSAGAALYARVARLSKQSKEEEDATAEPHSPEKPPSPERTKPRPPDPATKPKVSWIHGRYNSSQSNSLPAPSQSPEQVAARSGSPEQGQGLAKRKRSPSETSANVHGRVEEKGGARSKEKAQKQPKDPGVPEGKSSLSREPQSPSKPKQRSKAGSEPMETINGAVQNAFRKMGTFQPERRAGDTRDAPCSPSTSKPRSEPLHPQLASELAAQLKEKTQSLNKGDGGIRANGVGAQREKPTPPQKAKRSAAAGQKTSKPLLPTSPHLQKLIPAAAETAAREPKWMEKPSAGSGQDQTLLTEQTAKKTPIKKPPRKKSREASLEPPRAAAVPAQAVQ; this is encoded by the exons ATGTGCACCTGCCATCCCAATGGGCAGTGCGAGGATGTGACGGGCCAGTGCACCTGCAACCTCAACCGCTGGGGCCCCAAGTGCGAGAATATCTGCCTCTGCAAGCACGGCAAGTGCGACCAGAAGACGGGCAAATGCACCTGCGAGCCCAACTGGTGGGGCCCGcagtgctccagctcctgctacTGCAGCCACAACTCCCAGTGTGACCAGCAGACAGGCAactgcctgtgccagcctggctggtggGGCCGTGGCTGCAACAACCAGTGCTCCTGCAACAACTCGCCCTGCGAGCAGTTCACGGGGCGCTGCCAGTGCCGGGAGAGGACCTTTGGGCCTCGCTGCGACCGCTACTGCCAGTGCTACAAGGGCAAGTGCAACCAGGTGGACGGGACCTGCACCTGCGAGCCGGGCTACCGGGGCAAGTACTGCCGCGAGCCATGCCCGGCCGGCTTCTatggccagggctgcaggaggcg GTGTGGGCAGTGCAAGAGCCTGCAGCCGTGCACCGTGGCCGATGGGCGCTGCCTGACATGTGAGGCGGGCTGGAATGGCACCAAGTGCGACCAGCCCTGCTCGCCCGGCTTCTACGGAGAAGGCTGCGAGAAGCTCTGTCCCCCCTGCAGGGATGGCCACACCTGCAATCACATCAATGGCAAATGCTCCCACTGCAACCCAGGATGGATTGGAGACCG GTGTGAAACCAAGTGCCGGAATGGGACATATGGGGAGAACTGCGCCTTCGTCTGCAACGACTGCGTCAATGGCCAGTGCCACTTCGAGACTGGGCAGTGCCTCTGCCACCCCGGCTCCCACGGCACATA ctGTAACCTGACTTGCCCTCCTGGACGCTACGGAGCCAACTGTGCCGAAGTCTGTGGCTGCCACGATGGCGCCTGCGACCCCCTGACGGGCGCCTGCCACATGG AGGCCAACCAGAGGATGGGGGTGATCGGGGCAGGGGCCCTCCTGGCGCTGCTGctcatcctcctgctctccctgctctgctgctgctgcgtcTGCCGCAAGAAAGACGAAGCCAGCGG ctccagccaggacccagcagcagccaagaaGCCTCCAAGACGTTTGTGTGGGCGGTTCAGTCGGATCGGGATGAAGCTCCCACGCATCCCCCTTCGCCGCCAGAAGCTGCCCAAGGTCATGG TGGCCCACCATGACCTGGAAAACACCCTGAACTGCAGCTTCATCGAGCCGCCCTCTATAGTGGAGCAGCCTTCCCCATCCTGGTCATCCCGtggctccttctcctcctttgaCACCACAGATGAGGGACCTGTGTACTGTGTCCCCCATGAAG AGAGCATGGGTGACAGCAGGGACCGAGGGACACCTGCCAGCCCCGGGGACAAGCTGGTGGCGCCAATCAGCGGGGAGGATGCAGGAGAATACATGTTCCTGAAGGAGACGGGTTCTGTCAGAGCCTTCCCGACCGACAGCAGTGAGACCCCTCTGCTCAAGTCCTCAGACAGCGAACGCTCCTCCTGCGGCTCGGGGTCGGCCGGCGCCGCGCTCTATGCCAGGGTCGCCCGCCTCTCCAAGCAGtccaaggaggaggaggatgccaCTGCGGAGCCCCACAGCCCCGAGAAGCCGCCATCCCCGGAAAGGACCAAGCCCCGTCCTCCAGACCCGGCCACGAAGCCCAAAGTCTCCTGGATCCATGGCAGGTACAACTCTAGCCAGTCCAACTCGCTGCCGGCACCCAGCCAGTCCCCAGAGCAGGTGGCTGCCCGGTCCGGCAGCCCCGAGCAAGGCCAGGGCTTGGCCAAGAGGAAGAGAAGTCCGAGCGAGACGTCAGCCAACGTGCATGGCAGAGTGGAGGAGAAGGGCGGCGCCCGCAGCAAGGAGAAAGCGCAGAAGCAACCGAAGGACCCCGGCGTCCCCGAGGGCAAATCCAGCCTTAGCAGGGAGCCGCAGTCACCCTCCAAACCCAAGCAGAGGAGCAAAGCTGGCTCAGAGCCGATGGAGACCATCAATGGGGCGGTGCAGAATGCCTTCCGAAAGATGGGCACCTTCCAGCCGGAGCGGcgggctggggacaccagggatgCTCCTTGTAGCCCCAGCACCAGCAAACCCCGCTCCGAGCCGCTGCATCCCCAGCTGGCCTCCGAGCTGGCCGCCCAACTGAAGGAAAAGACTCAGAGCCTCAACAAGGGGGATGGAGGCATCCGGGCAAACGGGGTCGGTGCCCAGCGGGAGAAGCCCACCCCTCCACAGAAAGCCAAGCGCTCGGCGGCCGCCGGCCAGAAGACCAGCAAACCCTTGCTGCCCACCTCTCCCCATCTGCAAAAACTGATCCCTGCGGCGGCCGAGACGGCAGCCAGGGAGCCCAAGTGGATGGAGAAGCCAAGTGCCGGCAGCGGCCAGGATCAGACTCTCCTCACTGAGCAGACAGCCAAGAAAACCCCCATTAAGAAGCCTCCCAGGAAGAAGAGCCGGGAAGCGAGCCTGGAGCcgcccagggcagctgctgtgcctgctcaggCAGTGCAGTGA
- the SCARF2 gene encoding scavenger receptor class F member 2 isoform X1, with product MERTHQMPLLSAWCKDPKVLRTHCSSPEGCCPTHAYRDGGSPSTGDPWSSSVLVCCLGWRQQGSECLIAVCEGNFTCKENEVCVRPGECRCRHGYFGANCDTKCPRQFWGPDCKEMCTCHPNGQCEDVTGQCTCNLNRWGPKCENICLCKHGKCDQKTGKCTCEPNWWGPQCSSSCYCSHNSQCDQQTGNCLCQPGWWGRGCNNQCSCNNSPCEQFTGRCQCRERTFGPRCDRYCQCYKGKCNQVDGTCTCEPGYRGKYCREPCPAGFYGQGCRRRCGQCKSLQPCTVADGRCLTCEAGWNGTKCDQPCSPGFYGEGCEKLCPPCRDGHTCNHINGKCSHCNPGWIGDRCETKCRNGTYGENCAFVCNDCVNGQCHFETGQCLCHPGSHGTYCNLTCPPGRYGANCAEVCGCHDGACDPLTGACHMEANQRMGVIGAGALLALLLILLLSLLCCCCVCRKKDEASGSSQDPAAAKKPPRRLCGRFSRIGMKLPRIPLRRQKLPKVMVAHHDLENTLNCSFIEPPSIVEQPSPSWSSRGSFSSFDTTDEGPVYCVPHEESMGDSRDRGTPASPGDKLVAPISGEDAGEYMFLKETGSVRAFPTDSSETPLLKSSDSERSSCGSGSAGAALYARVARLSKQSKEEEDATAEPHSPEKPPSPERTKPRPPDPATKPKVSWIHGRYNSSQSNSLPAPSQSPEQVAARSGSPEQGQGLAKRKRSPSETSANVHGRVEEKGGARSKEKAQKQPKDPGVPEGKSSLSREPQSPSKPKQRSKAGSEPMETINGAVQNAFRKMGTFQPERRAGDTRDAPCSPSTSKPRSEPLHPQLASELAAQLKEKTQSLNKGDGGIRANGVGAQREKPTPPQKAKRSAAAGQKTSKPLLPTSPHLQKLIPAAAETAAREPKWMEKPSAGSGQDQTLLTEQTAKKTPIKKPPRKKSREASLEPPRAAAVPAQAVQ from the exons ctcctcagttCTCGTGTGCTGCCTGGGATGGAGGCAACAAGGGAGCGAGTGTTTAATAG cCGTGTGCGAGGGGAACTTCACCTGCAAGGAGAACGAGGTATGCGTCAGGCCCGGCGAGTGCCGCTGCCGCCATGGCTACTTTGGTGCCAACTGCGACACCA AGTGTCCCCGGCAGTTCTGGGGTCCCGACTGCAAGGAAATGTGCACCTGCCATCCCAATGGGCAGTGCGAGGATGTGACGGGCCAGTGCACCTGCAACCTCAACCGCTGGGGCCCCAAGTGCGAGAATATCTGCCTCTGCAAGCACGGCAAGTGCGACCAGAAGACGGGCAAATGCACCTGCGAGCCCAACTGGTGGGGCCCGcagtgctccagctcctgctacTGCAGCCACAACTCCCAGTGTGACCAGCAGACAGGCAactgcctgtgccagcctggctggtggGGCCGTGGCTGCAACAACCAGTGCTCCTGCAACAACTCGCCCTGCGAGCAGTTCACGGGGCGCTGCCAGTGCCGGGAGAGGACCTTTGGGCCTCGCTGCGACCGCTACTGCCAGTGCTACAAGGGCAAGTGCAACCAGGTGGACGGGACCTGCACCTGCGAGCCGGGCTACCGGGGCAAGTACTGCCGCGAGCCATGCCCGGCCGGCTTCTatggccagggctgcaggaggcg GTGTGGGCAGTGCAAGAGCCTGCAGCCGTGCACCGTGGCCGATGGGCGCTGCCTGACATGTGAGGCGGGCTGGAATGGCACCAAGTGCGACCAGCCCTGCTCGCCCGGCTTCTACGGAGAAGGCTGCGAGAAGCTCTGTCCCCCCTGCAGGGATGGCCACACCTGCAATCACATCAATGGCAAATGCTCCCACTGCAACCCAGGATGGATTGGAGACCG GTGTGAAACCAAGTGCCGGAATGGGACATATGGGGAGAACTGCGCCTTCGTCTGCAACGACTGCGTCAATGGCCAGTGCCACTTCGAGACTGGGCAGTGCCTCTGCCACCCCGGCTCCCACGGCACATA ctGTAACCTGACTTGCCCTCCTGGACGCTACGGAGCCAACTGTGCCGAAGTCTGTGGCTGCCACGATGGCGCCTGCGACCCCCTGACGGGCGCCTGCCACATGG AGGCCAACCAGAGGATGGGGGTGATCGGGGCAGGGGCCCTCCTGGCGCTGCTGctcatcctcctgctctccctgctctgctgctgctgcgtcTGCCGCAAGAAAGACGAAGCCAGCGG ctccagccaggacccagcagcagccaagaaGCCTCCAAGACGTTTGTGTGGGCGGTTCAGTCGGATCGGGATGAAGCTCCCACGCATCCCCCTTCGCCGCCAGAAGCTGCCCAAGGTCATGG TGGCCCACCATGACCTGGAAAACACCCTGAACTGCAGCTTCATCGAGCCGCCCTCTATAGTGGAGCAGCCTTCCCCATCCTGGTCATCCCGtggctccttctcctcctttgaCACCACAGATGAGGGACCTGTGTACTGTGTCCCCCATGAAG AGAGCATGGGTGACAGCAGGGACCGAGGGACACCTGCCAGCCCCGGGGACAAGCTGGTGGCGCCAATCAGCGGGGAGGATGCAGGAGAATACATGTTCCTGAAGGAGACGGGTTCTGTCAGAGCCTTCCCGACCGACAGCAGTGAGACCCCTCTGCTCAAGTCCTCAGACAGCGAACGCTCCTCCTGCGGCTCGGGGTCGGCCGGCGCCGCGCTCTATGCCAGGGTCGCCCGCCTCTCCAAGCAGtccaaggaggaggaggatgccaCTGCGGAGCCCCACAGCCCCGAGAAGCCGCCATCCCCGGAAAGGACCAAGCCCCGTCCTCCAGACCCGGCCACGAAGCCCAAAGTCTCCTGGATCCATGGCAGGTACAACTCTAGCCAGTCCAACTCGCTGCCGGCACCCAGCCAGTCCCCAGAGCAGGTGGCTGCCCGGTCCGGCAGCCCCGAGCAAGGCCAGGGCTTGGCCAAGAGGAAGAGAAGTCCGAGCGAGACGTCAGCCAACGTGCATGGCAGAGTGGAGGAGAAGGGCGGCGCCCGCAGCAAGGAGAAAGCGCAGAAGCAACCGAAGGACCCCGGCGTCCCCGAGGGCAAATCCAGCCTTAGCAGGGAGCCGCAGTCACCCTCCAAACCCAAGCAGAGGAGCAAAGCTGGCTCAGAGCCGATGGAGACCATCAATGGGGCGGTGCAGAATGCCTTCCGAAAGATGGGCACCTTCCAGCCGGAGCGGcgggctggggacaccagggatgCTCCTTGTAGCCCCAGCACCAGCAAACCCCGCTCCGAGCCGCTGCATCCCCAGCTGGCCTCCGAGCTGGCCGCCCAACTGAAGGAAAAGACTCAGAGCCTCAACAAGGGGGATGGAGGCATCCGGGCAAACGGGGTCGGTGCCCAGCGGGAGAAGCCCACCCCTCCACAGAAAGCCAAGCGCTCGGCGGCCGCCGGCCAGAAGACCAGCAAACCCTTGCTGCCCACCTCTCCCCATCTGCAAAAACTGATCCCTGCGGCGGCCGAGACGGCAGCCAGGGAGCCCAAGTGGATGGAGAAGCCAAGTGCCGGCAGCGGCCAGGATCAGACTCTCCTCACTGAGCAGACAGCCAAGAAAACCCCCATTAAGAAGCCTCCCAGGAAGAAGAGCCGGGAAGCGAGCCTGGAGCcgcccagggcagctgctgtgcctgctcaggCAGTGCAGTGA